AGGTTCGGGATCATATCAAGTCGACACCAGGAGTGTTGGCGGTTCACGATCTTCATGTCTGGACGATTACGAGCGGTAATCCGGTGCTTTCTGCGCATGTTGTGATCGAAGATATCGTCTTCGATCGTGGTGGAGCGGCGACGATACTAGATGAACTTGGGGAGTGTCTCTCTGGGCATTTTGATGTCGAACATTGCACGTTTCAACTTGAGCCTGCACGGCATCAGCTGCACGAACCCACGACTCACCAATGACTGTTGGCCTTCCTTGGTCCTGAGCCTCCGCCAAGCAGCACACCAGTTGTCCAGCCGACAGTCAACGCTAGGGCTTCGACCCTCATGTCACTGCGATCCCCCTGTGTCGAGGCTCGGTACGCGCGGGCTCACTCATGCGAGTGTCTCCCTCGGGATTAGCGAGCTGGCGCTCCAGTGCAGTGAAGGCGGCGATGACCTCTGGTGCTTCGAATGCCTTATTACGCCGCCCGATGTTCACCTGTCGGAGAATCCCGGCATCTACGAGACGTTGAATCGCTGCCGCTGCTGGTTTGTAGGTACGTCCGAGGAGAGTTGCGGCACTGTCCGCAGTCAGGATTGGCGCACCTGGAAGTACCCGGAGGAGGACGTCCGTTCCGGAGTTGGCACGGACAGATCCCAGTCGTTCACGCCACTCCACTTCTAGCTCAGCCGCTCGTCGTTCGTACGTGCTGGCGTCAGCGACAGACCTCGTGCAAGCACTTGCGAACCGGCCAATCCACGTGTTGAGCCCGTCGATGGCGGCAGGGGACGTTGGTGATCCGACGTAGCGGAAGAGGGTCAAGCCGTCGATGTAGTTCTGTGCCCACGTAGCGAGCACCAGGGACACGGGAGGAAGTGTTCGAAGAGCGAGTCCCCGACGTCGAAGGATGAGATGGATCAGGGCTCGACCAGTTCTTCCGTTGCCGTCCACGAACGGGTGGATCGTCTCAAACTGGGCATGTGCGATGGCAGCTTGCGCAACAGGTGGGAGATCGTCCGTGCAGCAAAAGGCGCATAGGTCTTCAAGAAGTTCGTTGACGAATTCAGGCGGGGGGTGTCCCTATCTCTTTGTCAAGCCGATAGAGCGACTTTCGGACGATAGGAAGCCCCATCCCTTAGCATCGCATAAATCATGTCACACCTTCTCCTGGCTAAACAGATGATCGCCGCATTGTGTTTCTTGCCCTGCGCCCTCTTTCTTGCATAGTATGCCTTCGATTCCGGATCACACGTTGTGGCCACCCACGCTGATCGGAATAAGGCATTCTTCAATTGTTTATTGCCTCCTCGAGAGGGACCCTCTCCTTTGATTGAGGATCCTGATCGCCGAGTGACAGGCGCAATTCCGGCATAAGCCGCCAAATGGGCGGCAGTCGGAAAGCTGGAGCCATCGCCAATGCAGAGGAGTATTGTGACTGCGCATCTGATGCCTACTCCCGGAATGGACATCAAGACCTCCAAAAGAGGGTGCTTTGCCAAGAGTTTCTCTACCTGTTGAGCAACCTCTGCCCTTTGGGCCTTGAGTGTCTTGATATTGAGGGCAAGCGTGGGAATGACAAGTTCAACCGCCGCTGCTCCACTGACGCTGATGCTCTGTTGTGAGAGAGCTTCGAAGATCTCCTCAATGAGCCGCGATGGATCGCGGGTGCTCTTTGAGCGGGCAAAGCGCATGACCTTTGCCTTACCTGCCTCACGAAGTCCGATCGGGCCGTGGTACTTGATAAAGAGCTCAAGCACCAGGGGTTGGGTCAGGCGAGTTCCAGAGAAAACCCTCTCGAGAGCAGGTGAAACCCCCAGCAGGAGGTTGCGAAGCCGGTTGATTGTCCTGGTGCATTCATGCGTGAGATCCTCGTCGAAGCCAGCCAGTACTTTGAGAGCTCACAAACACCTCACTCTCCTTGTCGATGGCTCGTAAGGTATGGGGCATCGAGCGAGCGGTGTCTGCGATGATGAAGGCATCACGGGCATCGGTCTTTGCGTTGCCAGGATAGAGGTCAGCCGCTCTGCGCATAGCGAGACCCGGCAAGTAGGCAACATCTATTCCAAGGTCTTTGGCTAGTGCAACCGGCAGAGCTCCAATCGTGTTGGGTTGGTCAACAACGACCAGGACGCGACCCTGGCTTGCAAGCCGACTAAAGAGTTCCCGTAATTTCACTTAGTCCTGGGGAAACTCTCCATCGGCGAGCTTTTCCCCGTCTACGCCGATCGCAACGGCGTAGTGCGAGAACTTGCCCACATCAAGACCACAATAGATGTCGTACGGTGATTCCATGAGCTGGTATCCTTTCCTTCGTTAAGGCCACAGTCAGACACCTGCTCTAGACACCCACGTTACGACGAGACCTAAGAATCACTCCAAAGCCATGTCCCTATTAGTCTTTTACAAGCGTCTCTGGGCCTGGCGACAACACCCCCCGGATCATCAATGACAGGGCAGTTGAGTCATACCAGGCCCAGTGACCTAACCTCGACCATCGAGGCTTACCTAAAAGGTAACGGGACGAAGACGGCAGCGCACGGGTTGTAGGCGCTTCCACCAATCCAGTTTTGTTGGTTTCTGGCGATACCTCCGTACTGTTTAAGTCGTGTGCCAGCAAGGAGACGACGGTGCATGTCGAGGAGGATGTCCACGGTGATGGGATCGCCGGCATCGATGCTCTCTACCGCAAATACCATGGCGTCGATGTTGTTGAGGACCTCGGCTGCCGTGACGTCGGCTGCCGCCTGGTGCATTCCTCGGACGACCTCGGCATGAAGCAGACGTCGTGCTCCGACCTCCAGTCCTTCAATCCTTTTAAGTCATTGGTCGAGGAGCTGACCGAAGGTCGCTCCGATCCCATCTGAGCCGGAGGGGGCTTGCTGGTCGATGAGGTCTGGAGTGCTTCTTCTGTTGCTCGTGCCGAGCCGTGGAACGTCTTCGAGTGCACCTTGTACTTCCCGGTGACTGGGTCCTTCCCGAGGAAGACCCGCAGCTCCCAGACGCCTCGCTTGATCTCACGCTTCGATCCACGCACGAAAGCAAGCGCAGCGATATTTTGGGGGTTGTCTTTGGGGATCTTTGGGGGCAGCAGAAGGGCCAGTCCTTAGAGACCGGCCCTGAACTGCACTTTCCTTGGTGGCGGGGGTAGGATTTGAACCTACGACCTTCGGGTTATGAGCCGCCCTAGAGAGACTCCTCGTCGGCAGCTTGGTAGACGCTACGCACCATGGGAGCGAAGCCGAGACTTCTGGCGAGGGTTCCATCGACGTGTCCGTTCCAGGGGTTTTCAAGGGGCTGAGCCGATGTGGGGTAGCCGGTGCCGACGATGCGGGCGATCTCGTATACCGAGGTGGGAGCGTCGTCCGCAAGGTTGACGATCCGCCGATCTAGAACTCCGGTGAGAGCGAGTTGCATGGCGGTAGCGATGTCACGATGGTGGATCAAACTCAACGTGGCGGCGGGATGCCACCCCCATGACCCCAAGAGTCCGGGCGCCGATTGCAGATGGCCGTCGCCGTCGCCGTAGACGAAGGCGAACCGCAGGATGCTCCACGTCAGGCCGCTGCGCCGAAGTTCCTGCTCGGCGATGACCTTGCTGGCCGGGTAGGGCCGGGTCGGGTCAACAGGATCGTCTTCGCGCGCTGGCCAAGGCAGATGTTCGTCGTAGACGAGATTGGTGCTAGCCATGATCATTCGTGCCTCGGGGGCATGGGTCCGGACCGCTGTGATGAGGTTGTGGGTGCCGTCGACGTTGACTCGCCGTATCTGCTCCGGATCTGGGGTCCGCAGAACGGCTGCTAGGTGGATCACGGCGGAGATTCCCTCCACGGCTTCCGGGAGGGTAATCGGATCCAGGAGGTCTCCGGCGACCGACGTGACACCGTCGGGGAGGGGCCCACCGGGTCGCACGAGTGCACGACATTCGTACCCCGCGTCGACCAGGCGTGGAATGAGGCGAGAGCCGACCAATCCGGTGGCACCGGTGATAAGAATGGTCATGGTGTTCCTTTCGATAGAAGGTCATGGAGCTTGCCAGTGGCGGTACGAAGAACGTGGACAGTGGTTTCCACCTCAGACGCTGCGATGTCATCAAACGCGGTACCCAGAATCAGGGCTATCGGGTCGGGCAGCTTTGGCCACAACGCGGCACCGGCCGGAGTAAGCCTCAACATCTTCTGTCGCTGATCGGTACGGCTCGGCTCCTGTACGAGCAACCCTTTGCGGACCAAGGCGGCGACCACGCCGGTGAGGGTTGCTCGTTCAACCTGGAGCAGGGCTGCGAGGTCACGCTGTGAGATCTCGCCCACCGTTGCAACGTGGTAGAGCACATACCACTGTGTGGGGCCGAGATCGTGGGGGCGCAGCACAGATTCCATCACCAGCCGCGATGCAAGGCAATACTTCTTCGCCCACGCCCCGGCCGACTCGTGCTGAGGGTCCGTTACTTCGTTAGCCACCTTACCAATATAGTTCGGTAGCTAACAGATACCAAGCCAATGGTTCACGGGAACTTGGCAGCGTTCGATTCCACGTCGATCCGCAACTGCAGGGTCTGGGTGCTCCTCGATGCCGGCAGACCTATTTGGCGGTAGCTGTCGAACGTCCCACCTGCCGAAATTCGAAGAAGCCGCATTGATAGGAAGGCCCATGAGATGGATCTGCGGACAGCAGAAGGGCCGGTCCTTAGAGACCGGCCCTGGCCTGCACTTTCCTTGGTGGCGGGGGTAGGATTTGAACCTACGACCTTCGGGTTATGAGCCCGACGAGCTACCTAGCTGCTCCACCCCGCGTTGTTCTATCCAGTATAGCTGGACCGTTGGCTACTTCTTAACCGCGGAAGCCTTAACCTTGGTAGAAATCTCGTTGAGCAGCGCGCCAATTTGGTTGATGTCTTGCTGGTACTGTGAGAGGTTCCCGGACTTGAGTGCAGCCTGTGCCTTGGTGTAGAGAGCTTGGGCCTTTGCGATGATGCTTGACGCCTGTGATGAGACAACCGTGCTTGGAACGGAGGTCGCGACCTTTTGACTTCCTTCGGCTCCATTCGGAATCACCCCAAAGATCTGCTGGAGGTCGCCAGCGACCGTTGGGCTGATGGCGATGTTGGTTCCATAGGCCGCGACGATCTCTTTGATCTCAGGAATGGGGTTGGAGGTACTTGAGACGTAGAGAGGCGTGACCCAAAGGAGGTTTTGGCCAAGCGGTATCGCAGAGGTCGACCCGAAGTCAACGTTGGATCCGTGTTGATCGAGAAGGGTGAGTTCCTGTGATACCGCCGTCTGTGATGTCATACGAGAGGTGATCTGATTGGGCCCATCGATCTGCTCGCCGTTCGGCGTGATCAACGTGGTGAGTTGATAGGGATTAGAGGGAGACGATTGGCCAACCAAGAAGCCGGTGAGGTTCTGTGTCGAGCCTGATGGGGAGTAAGGAACATAGGCTTCTACAAGGCTGAGATTGGTCGACTTAGACCCTGGCAGCTGCATCATCTCGTAAACAGGCAACATTGGGGAGTTGCTTGAGCTGGAGAGCGAGGCAAAGCCACCACTGGTTCCTGAAGGGATTTGGCCAATCGCTGGGCTCGCTGAGACCTCCCATGCATTACCCGCTGAGTAGAAGTTCGAGGCACTGGTGACGTGGTAGAGCCCATACATTTGCGCCTGTACCGATAACAGATCGCTTGGGTAGCGGAGGTGCTCTTCGATCGCTGGATTCATCGAGGAGAGTGGCTGGAAGACGTGAGGGAAGGCCTTCTCGTAGGCCTGAATCATCGGGTCGGACGGATCAGATACGTAGAAGTGCATTGCGCCAGAGTAGGCATCGATGACGATCTTGACGGAGTTCCGTATGTAGTTGTAGTTGCCGTTGGCGAGTTGACTGCCCGAGGGGACGGCGCTGGTATTGGCGGCCTGCGCGTACGGGTAGTTCGGGCTCGTCGTGTAGCCATTGAGCACCCAATAGACGCGACCGTTAGCGATGACTGGGTACGGGTGGGATCCGTACTTAAGGAAGGGCATGGCCATCTGTGCGCGCGTAACGATGCCTCGTTCGAACATAATACGCGATTGTGGGGTCAGCAGGGAGGAGTCCAAGATGTTGATGTCACCAAAGCGCAGTGCGAAGGCAGCTCGTTTGACGATCGATGTGAGTTGTACGCCGCCGGTTGAATGATAGTGCGTCTCCACTGAGGCGCCCGATCGAAGCTGGTAGTCGATCTCGGGCTGCTTGGTGTTGGCGATGACGTAACCGCTCATATCTTCGCCATAGTAGACCTGGGGCTGCTGGAGCACAGGAACCCCACCCTTGGAGACCGGCGGGAGGTTGCCGATGTCAAAGATCGGGTTACCTCCGTTGGAGACAGTGTTGGCTTCGGCGAGAGCGGCACCGTATCCGTGGGTGAATTGGAGGTGTTCGTTGACCCAGGACTGAGCTGGCAAGTTGTTCGAGTTGATTTGACGCACACCGACGAGCACGGGTGTGGTGACCCCGTGCACTTTGTAGGTCTCAATCGACAAGGAGTTGAACTGATAGTAGGACCGGATATCTTGCAGCTTGTCGAAGGTCTGCAACGGCTGGGTGGAGCCCCAGAGGATGATCGACTGAAGCGCGTTGTCATTGGTGAGAGCTACGGAAGAGGACGTATTGGTTGCAGCTTCGTAGGGAGCAGCCGAGATCGAGTTCAGACCCATTGCATAGCGCGTCGCGATGATGTTGCGCTCGATGTAAGGAGCCTCTTTCTGCTCCTGCGCCGGTGCTACCACGAACTTCTCAATCAGGGCGGGATAGATGGCACCGAGCACGATGGAGATGAAGGCCCATAGCCCGAGCGCCAAGACGGGCAAGACCCAACCCTGTCGGTAAATATTGAAGACAAACAATCCGCAGGCGACAACAGAGATGAAGATCAGCAGGTTGATGGCAGGGAGCTGTGCATGGACATCGGTGTAGCTTGCCCCCTCGACGTATCCTCTGGTCGACATGTCAAGCTGGTAGCGCTGAAAGTAGTAGCCGACGGCCTTGATGAGCGCCATGACGGCGAGTAGGACCGACATATGAGCCTTGAGGTGCGCGGTAGCACGAGTTCCCCGCCCCTGGAGTCGCAGGGAACCATTGAGATAGGCCACACCAACCGTGAGGACGAAGGTGACAGCAACAGCGAGGAAGCTCCATGAGATGAGGAACTGGATGAAGGGTAGCCGGAAGACGAAGAACCCGGCGTTCAGATGGAACTGCGGGTCCTTCGTTGGGAAAGGCACGTAGTTGCGAAAGAGCAACCAGTTTTTCCACTCGCTTGGTGCCTGTGAGGCGACGATGAGTGTGGCGACAACCGTGATGGCGATCTTGGCAATTTTCGGGTGTTGTTCATTCGTGGCGCGGTAACGCTGAATGAGGTCATCATCTTGGGGGGTGATCGCTGGGAGATGATGGT
Above is a window of Ferrimicrobium sp. DNA encoding:
- a CDS encoding NAD-dependent epimerase/dehydratase family protein; the protein is MTILITGATGLVGSRLIPRLVDAGYECRALVRPGGPLPDGVTSVAGDLLDPITLPEAVEGISAVIHLAAVLRTPDPEQIRRVNVDGTHNLITAVRTHAPEARMIMASTNLVYDEHLPWPAREDDPVDPTRPYPASKVIAEQELRRSGLTWSILRFAFVYGDGDGHLQSAPGLLGSWGWHPAATLSLIHHRDIATAMQLALTGVLDRRIVNLADDAPTSVYEIARIVGTGYPTSAQPLENPWNGHVDGTLARSLGFAPMVRSVYQAADEESL
- a CDS encoding MarR family transcriptional regulator; this encodes MANEVTDPQHESAGAWAKKYCLASRLVMESVLRPHDLGPTQWYVLYHVATVGEISQRDLAALLQVERATLTGVVAALVRKGLLVQEPSRTDQRQKMLRLTPAGAALWPKLPDPIALILGTAFDDIAASEVETTVHVLRTATGKLHDLLSKGTP
- a CDS encoding UPF0182 family protein, with product MRVPQDITRNRRGPSRAQLILIGVVVLLIVVLFSLKGIAVFYTDFLWFSNYHLDEIWKGVLLAKVELWVVFAAIFAVACYVSLTIANHHLPAITPQDDDLIQRYRATNEQHPKIAKIAITVVATLIVASQAPSEWKNWLLFRNYVPFPTKDPQFHLNAGFFVFRLPFIQFLISWSFLAVAVTFVLTVGVAYLNGSLRLQGRGTRATAHLKAHMSVLLAVMALIKAVGYYFQRYQLDMSTRGYVEGASYTDVHAQLPAINLLIFISVVACGLFVFNIYRQGWVLPVLALGLWAFISIVLGAIYPALIEKFVVAPAQEQKEAPYIERNIIATRYAMGLNSISAAPYEAATNTSSSVALTNDNALQSIILWGSTQPLQTFDKLQDIRSYYQFNSLSIETYKVHGVTTPVLVGVRQINSNNLPAQSWVNEHLQFTHGYGAALAEANTVSNGGNPIFDIGNLPPVSKGGVPVLQQPQVYYGEDMSGYVIANTKQPEIDYQLRSGASVETHYHSTGGVQLTSIVKRAAFALRFGDINILDSSLLTPQSRIMFERGIVTRAQMAMPFLKYGSHPYPVIANGRVYWVLNGYTTSPNYPYAQAANTSAVPSGSQLANGNYNYIRNSVKIVIDAYSGAMHFYVSDPSDPMIQAYEKAFPHVFQPLSSMNPAIEEHLRYPSDLLSVQAQMYGLYHVTSASNFYSAGNAWEVSASPAIGQIPSGTSGGFASLSSSSNSPMLPVYEMMQLPGSKSTNLSLVEAYVPYSPSGSTQNLTGFLVGQSSPSNPYQLTTLITPNGEQIDGPNQITSRMTSQTAVSQELTLLDQHGSNVDFGSTSAIPLGQNLLWVTPLYVSSTSNPIPEIKEIVAAYGTNIAISPTVAGDLQQIFGVIPNGAEGSQKVATSVPSTVVSSQASSIIAKAQALYTKAQAALKSGNLSQYQQDINQIGALLNEISTKVKASAVKK